Part of the Vigna unguiculata cultivar IT97K-499-35 chromosome 3, ASM411807v1, whole genome shotgun sequence genome, TGTACGAAGTGGAAATATCGTCAAATTCTGAACTGACGACAAGCAGACAAGGATTACATTATACCGATTAGCAATCGCATACCCCATGTCTGGTATAGTCATCCACTTGTCTCGATTAGCCtgcatataatttaattagattataCTAAAACAATATGATAAACAacttttaatacataaatttcaacatTGGTGTGTAGAAGTCATACCCCTGATGGTGAGTGAACTAGCAAAGACTTTCTCAGTTCTTCCAGACGATCATAGCCTCCAACTAATGTTGCGTATTCATCTCGCCATTGACTAAGTTCTTTGTATAGGTCATGTCTGATTAGAGGCCACGACTCCTCACCCATACCCAACAATGCAGCAATGCATCTATATCCACAATGACCGTCCGCAACAACATCGACAACATCGAGTATATAAGGATGGAAAACAGGATTGAACTGTTCTAGCATGGGTATTACTTTCTCTTCAATTACACGTTTGCTCTTCAgcttgttttctgtttttgcaACACATGTGTCTTGTCTTGAGGACTCAATGAAGGCGTCCACATGCTCAAAATAGGAGGGATCACGTTTGGTTGACTTCTTTGATCTATGACTTTTAGCTGCACCTTTCGTCTTAACTTTACTTGGTGGTGGTAACATCGATGTCATGGAAGGGCAAACTATGTcgagtaatttatgttttatgctcACTTTTCCTGCAATATcaacttctttgaaaagattaagCAGTAGATCAACTTCCCTTTGAATAGATAATTGCCCTTCAGATTGTGAAGACGAGACATTGGAGAAGCTCAACCTAGTCCACATCACATGAATTTCTTGGAGAAGAATAATCCCAGGATCATATCGTGCTAATTCACACGCACATGGTAGACCATAAGTTTGTCTGAGAATGCAGCCACAAAGACTACTATCGAATCCAATCTTTTTTACTCTTTCCAACTCTGGAGCAAGGAGTTCTAAGGCACATCTAAAAATATTTCCCACTAATCTTCTATAACTCAATGCCTTGTAAGAGTCACTGATCAGATTTAAACTTCTTTCAAAAGACGCCTTAATTTCGTTGTGTTGCAAGATAATAACGTTGTGAATTCCATCCCAACACGAACAAAGGTCTCCCATACTACTTCCAAGAACTTTCTTCAGACTCTAGTGAGCAGACTCAACCCTAGTACAATTTATACAAGGAAATCATATAAAccgttaaaaaaaaatttaattaataccaAAATACAAACATACCTGTTTGATGTTGTATTCCCCAAATGCATAACTTTGTTCGTCCATGCCTTCACAAAGAATTTCTTATAAGGAATGATCCACGAGTCGTTAACATATTCAAAGAATACAGGTCATGGCTGGCAAACAAGCTCAAGACGATGAACACACTCGTTGaactttaattcatcttcacaGTCCATGACATTCTCCCAGGCTTGCAATACAACATCCCATGCATCAACAAAATTTACTAACATTTTGCACTTTGCctgcacatttttttgaatgtgGAAACGACATAAAAGATGATAACACTGAGGGAACACCATGCCAACAGCATTCATTAGAGCAAGATCCCTATCAGTTACAATGACTTGTGGACCACCCTCGGACGTCATAAATAGACCTCTTAGCCTTTCAAGAGcccaaatgaaattattttgcttttcaCTATATAAAAATGCAAAAGCGGCCGAGAAAGTTAATCCCGTTGAGGTCACACCAACAATCTCAAGTAATGGCAACCgatatttgttggttttataGGTATTATCCATTAAGAACACaatattgaatgaatttaacaaCTTCACAGCATCAGGATGGGTCCAGAACAAATCGCTTACCACATCAGATTCATCAAGACATCTACTAAAATGGATGTAGTGATCACGTTCCAACATCAACATTAACTGTTGTAACTCAGTTCTTGAACCTCTTATTGAACGTTTGTACCTATATCTCGCATTATACACTTGCTTCAGAGTTGTAACATTacaatcatctttttctttcaaagtgAGAAGTATATTTGCAGGTTTGACTTGACTTTTGGTCATATCAACAAGCAACGACTGTTCAGTAGACTTCAACCTACCCGCATAGGGGTGACCAACTAGAGTAGAAGAGACATCGTGATTATGGTAACCACATTTTACGTTCAACACCCATCCCTCCCCTTGAGAGATGGGTCTCCCTCTCAATCTAAAGggacaatcacattttcttgtcCCAGATAAACTGGGTTCTGCATCACACTTGTATTTTCTATCTTTTCCACCTCTTTCACAACCTAATAATAcatgggtctttcttcctggtTGTCCATTGTATTTATCCGATCTTAGAATAATAACGACAAACCCAAGATTATAAGCAACCCCTCTAACCcatttaattaaatcttcacGTGTTGAGAAAATATCATCGGTTGTAAAATGAGATGTATAATCTTGTTCGCAGATATCatgaacaaaatcagaaaactcTGACATCAGACTACAATTTTGTTGAGAATCcgcttgagaatccaagaaactcaaataactaaaatgatgCTCTTCCATAatgaactataataaaaaaagaaattttaataagtaaataacCCATCTAAATGCATAAAGAATGCAACACGTATCACAGAAAACGAGTGAATGCAACACGTATCAAAACTAATTGCATGTTGatattcaaaaattgaaaactaattgCATTCATTGCATAATTTACGTTACAAAATTCACCAATCACAGAGACTCACATTAAAAATTCACCAATAACACAATATACACACCAACACACAAAATCaaagtatgaaacggaatacTATGAAACGGAATAAGGAGCGGAAATTTCAACGAAATAAGTTATTCAATTCTACCATGATACATATGCAATGATAcgaaaatcataatttataggaaacggaatacagaatccgtttcaaaactgtatgaaacggattctgtattccgtttctaaaaaaatttgcaaatctttttatgaaacggaatacagaatccgtttcatacagttttgaaacggattctgtattccgtttcataaaaatttgcaaatttttttatgaaacggaatatagaatccgtttcatacagttttgaaacggattctaTATTCCGTTTCCTATAAATTATGAATTCCAAACAATCCCTTCAAACAAATTCCATTTACAAACTTATGGGTATCAAGGCTAACCTGGATTGACGGAAATACCACTTGGAGAAGCTAACGCAGTTACTCAGAACAACTTCCTTCAAAGAATCAACCTTCAATCAcaataataatcacaataatCCATACTTAGTGTCACAcaataaacaaaacaataatcaaatgcATAGACAGAATAAATCAAAGTCATACAATACAAACCTCTTCGAGGGACCACTACAGATAGAATGAACGAACGAAGACAGAGGGACCACTGCAGAGAATGAAGGACTCTGAAGAAGCACGAATGAGAGGGACCACTGCAGAGAAGGACTGAAGAAGCACAAATGAATGGATGATGGAGAACAGACGGAGTACAAGGAACGTATAGTAACGTTTTGGGGGGTGTAGGGACGTtgacgcagtaaatgaaatttactgcgtccGTACCCACTTTCACCCATTCTCACATGATATTAAATAAGGGCAGAAACGTAAATTTTGGGGGTACAGGAGATttcttggaggtgcagggagaaggcgCCTTCGGTGAAATGGAGCATTTGCAATAGAAACCCACACTGGATATGCTCAAAGAGGACCAAAAGTAATGTTccttttataaacta contains:
- the LOC114175422 gene encoding PKS-NRPS hybrid synthetase CHGG_01239-like — its product is MEEHHFSYLSFLDSQADSQQNCSLMSEFSDFVHDICEQDYTSHFTTDDIFSTREDLIKWVRGVAYNLGFVVIILRSDKYNGQPGRKTHVLLGCERGGKDRKYKCDAEPSLSGTRKCDCPFRLRGRPISQGEGWVLNVKCGYHNHDVSSTLVGHPYAGRLKSTEQSLLVDMTKSQVKPANILLTLKEKDDCNVTTLKQVYNARYRYKRSIRGSRTELQQLMLMLERDHYIHFSRCLDESDVVSDLFWTHPDAVKLLNSFNIVFLMDNTYKTNKYRLPLLEIVGVTSTGLTFSAAFAFLYSEKQNNFIWALERLRGLFMTSEGGPQVIVTDRDLALMNAVGMVFPQCYHLLCRFHIQKNVQAKCKMLVNFVDAWDVVLQAWENVMDCEDELKFNECVHRLELVCQP
- the LOC114175421 gene encoding uncharacterized protein LOC114175421; translation: MWTRLSFSNVSSSQSEGQLSIQREVDLLLNLFKEVDIAGKVSIKHKLLDIVCPSMTSMLPPPSKVKTKGAAKSHRSKKSTKRDPSYFEHVDAFIESSRQDTCVAKTENKLKSKRVIEEKVIPMLEQFNPVFHPYILDVVDVVADGHCGYRCIAALLGMGEESWPLIRHDLYKELSQWRDEYATLVGGYDRLEELRKSLLVHSPSGANRDKWMTIPDMGYAIANRYNVILVCLSSVQNLTIFPLRTSPPISQSQHQLICIGHVYSSHFVQVRLQEGCPLPTVDIISSSNCYPKAKGWASFYRDRMQAFLDLHVVDRSYVDLMED